CTACTAGTTTACTGATGGTAGCACATAAGCAAGGAGATGAAAAAGCACTGGCTTTTAAAGCACTGTTCAAAGGTAAGACAGAAGTTAGCTGTATGTCTTAGGGTAGACTTAAGTCCAGTTTCAGCATTTTTCTACTTGGGAATCTTGTAGTTGTCAGATAACTAATAAAATTATCACATATGTAGCCACTAAAATAATAGGAAGTAGCTTATTGCTTTGCAATTCAATGTGGAAACACACTTGTTTGAAAACAGTATTTCTCCAGAGTTCTAGAGCATACTTGAAATCGTTTAAATTTACAGTTACAATAAATTCCTAGGTTATAGAAGGGATTCTGTGGTAGCATTTTTAAGTGGCATGTGACAATTAGTATCTGCTGTAATATTCTCCATGACAAGTGGATGTAATTAAAATGCTACCAGCTACTGTTGTCTGTGTTAGAGACATGCTAGTCCATGTACCACttctattttaatttcacaGCGTTCATGTCAGTGTTTTAAAACCACATAGTAGTTGTCACTGGAAGTGTAAATCCATTGGTGATACCTGGTTGCTTTTTGAATGTTACTTCAGCCCTTGTTGCCTGAAAAACAGCAGTTAATAATTGAATGCATGAAAGGGAAATGACAGGTATCTACACAAAATGGTACTGGCATCTGGCACTCAAAGTAATTTCTAGTTCAAAGAAATCTGGTGGTGATTTGTATTTGATCTTAGTATCATATTCTTTTCTTATCTGTAGCATGTATATATGTACTTCCTGGATCCTGTACATGTAGAATATAATATTTGTAAGAAGCTTTAAAGGCTCATAATAGATTATAATAATGGCTTTATCTGATCAGATGGTAAAAAGCCCTGTGAGAAAATCTgtggtcattaaaaaaaaatacatagctTTTGGGTGATGATAGCTTGCTACTTAAATCTGTCAGTTACTATAGGACACTTGTGTTTTAAAATCTCATGTAAAGATGATCTTGCAGTGTGTGGTACataataaatagtaaaaaaaaaaagaacacttagctaaagagttaaaaaaacctcaaagtaTACCCTCAGACTAGAAGTCAGTTTAACTTgttcaagaaaaatattaaggCAAGGTAAGCCATTCTCCTTATTATCCCCTGCTTAGAGGGTATCTTCTAAATAAGCAGGCATGGAGggtgctttttttgtttcatcccccccccatccccccaaACAAAAGCAACCCAGCAATTGCACTAGATAATAACAAAATACATCATACTGATTTACTTTCATGGAACACTTTCTACAAGCAGTAGTTAACTACAGCATACTATATATGCAAATGCTAAAGCTTGTAATATTCATGTTCTTGTCTGGCTGTCAGTGCTTATATTATGGCACTTAATAATCCTGAATATAGTTGGTTAATTTTAACAAAAGATTACATTTTATTGATcactaataaataaattaggTAGTGCCTATATCTTGCTGCATGTATTTTCAGCATTTGGGGGGAACTTGTTGATTTTGGTGAATTCACCTTTTATCTTAGCTACTGAGAGATATTTTCATGTCTCAGATTTCTGCAAGAGTACCACTGGCTGATCAGAGGAACAAAGTGTGGTTTTCTGGAGTGCCTCAAGAGGTGGGGGGGATGGATACACTACTGCCCTGTGCCTCACAGTGGGCTGAGATTCCCTGTGTGGGTCTCTCCAGGTGCATTTCCTGGTAATTGGCAAGTTGAGGTTATTTATTTTCAACAATATTGTTCAGGCCTAACCCCCACTGAAATTTTGTAACTTGAGTTTTTTGTAGTCTGGTAAATGTGGGTGCTGTAAGATCTTAGAATATAgatgtttatttaaaaggaCAAAATGTAAAGATTGAAGGTTTTGTGGGAAGAGAGATGACTTCCACACAATTTAAATTTTACCTAATGTTTGTCTTGTCTGCAGAGTGCCTCCTAACTGAGGGATGAGCTCTCCTCACTGACCTTTCTGGAGAACCAGTTTCTAATGGGTCTCTGAACTCGTTTGCACTAACCATACTGATTATTTTAGCTGATGGGAGCTGAATTTAGCTGAATTAAGGATTTTCATGAGCACCAAAGGCCACTGATTTGCTACCACGAGGAAAGCAGACGTTGGGAAGCAAGATGCACTCGAAAATGGGTAAAAGAAATGAACCAACAAAAGTAAGTCGTAgataaaataactgaaaaggcATTTGTTAGTGCTGCTAGTCCTGGCACTAAACTGACAAAACGTATCTTAGCCAGGCAGGTTTTCAAAAGCTTATCACAGCTGTGCTGTGGTGCTGTCGCCTCTCGGAGAGGAGACAGGAGCCGGGTGCCCAGCAGCCCTACAACGGGCACAGGTACCCGGCGCGCTTCCTTTATGCTTCGCAGGGGCTCCCGGGCAGCCTCGCCTCGCTTGGAGCTACGGAGGGCCCGAGTTTTAAGATAACGACTCTAAACAGCGGTTCTGCTAATAGCGACGCGCTACGCCCGTTgtttaaaaaatgctgttttcctccATCTGAAGAAAGATTGTGACTGCGGGGCCAGGTCACCTGCGGCCCGGCGGAGCTCGGCCCCCTCagccgcgggggcgggcggggacgCGGCTGCGCCGTCCGTGTCGCGCCCGGCTCCAGGCGCCGCCATGTTGTGCCGCTTTGCCTCCGCGGGCAGGTGAGAACGGGGCCGCGCGCGGGGGCAGCGCGGGGTCGGTCAGAGCCCCGCGGCGTGaggcggcggccgcgccgcccTCGCCCTCGCCCTCCGCCGCCGAGCCgtggggggaaagagggaagcGGGGGAGTAGGGGGCGGGAGGGTCTTCTTCTCGCCCCTCGGCCCCCCCGCCATTTCGCGCGGAGGGAAGTCCCGCTGCTGCCGGCTGCTCCTCCCCGGCAGCGCCGGCCCGCGGCAGGGGGCTGCTGGCCATCGTCCTTGCGCCCTCCCACCTTCTGTTGGCGCCCTCCATCCAGGGGCAGTGGTGGCCCGACATAGTGCTGCAGACCCTGTCGTCTTTGCTGTCTGGAGTCGCCCCCCACGGCCACTCTTCAGGGCCCCGAGGGTTTTGCTTGTGTTGTGTCCCAGGGTTATGTCAAGGTCACCAGCGATACGGCGAAAGGCCTCAGGAGCTCACCGTCCTGCCGGCCCGGCGGTTCTCCTGTCGTCGTGGCCCTTGTCATGTCGCCTGACAAGTGCGAGGTGTTAAAATGGGGAAGGGTAACACTACCTGCGCGGTTTTCTGTGCCGGTCATCGCGGGTGCCCCGGCATCACGTTCAGTGTGCCTTCCCGGTACCCACTGTGCAGAGAGGGAAGCACATGTTGTCAGTGTTAATGCTGTAGAGATTCGGTCCTGGAAACTCGGTGACTGTACAGGTGTTTTAGCCTTTTTATTTCGCAGTACGGGGACCTTGTGAATAGTGAGGGAAGGGcacctcagcagcagctttacttctatttttaatCAATAAAGATTAGGCGAAGCTTTGAATGTCAGCGTGTTATTACTGTCTTTCCATTCCCGTCCCTGCTTTTCACTGGCCTGCACCTTTGGGAGAGTGTGTGACTCTTTGCAGTGGTCTGGGGTCTTGGTTTGAGAAGCAGTAGCTTTACGCTGCAAAGCCCCGTATATGTGACCTTTCTATGAATTCATCTCTGCAGTTAAGCTACAGAGTATGCTTGTTTTGAGCTcttgaaaaatggaaatttgaCTTCTTCACTTAGGATACCCCAGTACTTAAAGCAACTAATTATAACAGTGATAGTTTCAGTCTGTTTCACTGGTAGAGCCCCAGTATTACTAAGactgtttccttctgttttttttttttctcttctagaaGCAGTGCTAAGCTGGTAGCACCATTGGGATGCTTGGTTCCTAGGCAAAAGCACACTCTTCCTGACTTGCCATATGATTATGCTGCTCTGGAACCTCATATTAATGCAGAGATCATGCAGCTGCACCACAGCAAACATCATGCTGCCTACGTGAACAACCTGAACGTTGTAGAGGAGAAATACAAAGAGGCACTGGCAAAAGGTTTGTATTATCCACAATCAACAGGTGAGATGGAAGCTTATCGGCAAAGATGatacaggagaggaaaaaaagggaaatagtTTGTCTTAAAAGTTTTGGATTATGTACTTGTAGTATTGTTAGGTAAAATCTCTCATTGTAAGCTTCAGTGGTGCTGATAATTGGAAATTTAATGAAACTAAAAAGCATAGATTCTGTTCTCTGTAGTACTGTATAACTAGAAGAAAATTTATTGATACTGGTGGGTTTAGTCCATATTTACATTAGTAACTAGAACCAAACAAAGTCTGAGACAATAGGAAATTTCAGTCATTTTACTGAATGAGTACTTTGTAATAAAAGGTTAGTAGCAAAGGTATATAAAATGGAATTTGTGCATCTTGATGGTTTTCACATCAGATGCTCTGCTTAGTCTTGGTAAATAATCTCAGGTGCCTACAAGTGGAGGTAAGACAAATATGCAGTTAACATATCTGACACACAGTGAAGAGACCTGAATTTGGGTATCAGTTACATCACTGGGCTGGCTTAAGGGGTCGTGTAGGCTGCAAGTCTGTGTGAGACACTAAAATAAGTAGCAAGCcatcacagaattttttttgttgaaatcTGAAATCTTGAGAGGCACTGACTTCTGTGAAAACTTTGCAGTTGTAGCAGAGCTACACTGCaacacaaaatgtttttttccaaaactacTTTTGGTGGGACCGAGGAATATGTCTGAAATTACGTGTCTATCTTTTTAAGAAGGTGGAATAttttcctggtttgttttttttttttcttcttgtgttgATCTTCATAAAGGGTGTCAGTTTACCTCAAAGAAGTGATTACTGTATAGGCTCACCTCTGGCTATTTGCCAGGTGGCTTCACAGTGTAATTTTAGCTGGGCTCAGTTGAAAGTGAGAGGTGCCGATATCTGTGTAAGTTGAACTACTCATCCCTTGCTAAATAATTGCCAGTGTGTCTGAATAGAGAGTGGAGATTTTCAAGTGCTGAAGTAAGCCTAAAAATAACTTATGCAGTCTAAATTAATGAAGTAATGCGATTCAGTTAAGAATCAGGAGATCAAGATTGATTGCTGTCTTGCCCTGCCAGTGGTGGATCCAGGAAAGGTGTATTCCAGAGATGTAATTAGTGCAGACAcaactggggagggaactgaaCTCTAAGAAAACAGTGTGTCTGCTGCTGAGGTTACTGGTACTGTTTAATGACCAAGGCTTCAGCCATTAGCAGAGGCAGAATTTTTGGTTATCAGAAacactggcagtgctgtggatcctttgaggtattttttaaaaattgtggcTTTTGGTAGCATCTCATGGCTTACTGTTGAAATGTTGTACCTAAAGGTAGAGATCAATTTTCCCTAAGGATTTTGTGCAGATTATTTTGCAAATGGATTATTAATTGGTGGTGGTCATGCACATCAAAGCAGACAAACACTTAACTGAGATATTTGAGAGTGtattgtttggtttggtttggtttgggttttttttcccccctaattGGTATCCTTTGTGTAGTGTTTTGACCATCATTAGAAAAATTTCTAAGACCAGACTTTAGGAAAGGACAAAGTCTGAACTGTCACTTCATTCTGTCAATATTGTCAGTTTTTTGAAACTGGATGGTCAAAAATCTTGCTGCGCTCTTTATCAGTGTCAGAACAAATCTGATCACTATCTTAATATCTCTTCTGGACAACAGAACCTTGTCAATGGCTCTTGTTCAGCAACAGAAGTGAAGTATTCTTTTCAGATTATCTTTAACATGTTCTTCACCTATCTATATCTGCGtagaaaaaagtaaaagctgtTCTCTTGGCTTATGTTTTCGACTTACTTGAAAATGAGTATGCACTTCTGTGATAGGGTGCAGCACAGGACTTTGTTTCAGCATAAACTGGTTCTGATTACTGGTCCATCAAAATGTATGAGATTTGATAATTGAAGGATATTCACCTGAAACTTAGTTAAAACTTTTGAGTACCAcagtttttcctgctgctctctgacCATCAAGTGACCTCTGCTGCACCATTGCAAGGAAACAAATGACTTTGACTGAGAGAAGCTGAGCTGACTAGTGTCCTAAGCACCTCTGAGCTGTCTGTCTCGATTTACTGAATTGTCCATGGACTCTGTATACCAATAAATTCCAATATACTTTCACTGTAACTTCGTAATTTAAGGGCAagttacctttttttcttttttttttctccccagtgcaGTGTTCAGcagcacaaatatttttgttttaagggCAATGGTCAAATGCCAGCTATGGTTCCTAGTGGTCTTGTGGAGTGAATTCTTCTAAGGAATGGTAGAATAAAGAGTGATGAACATATTAAAGACATtctaagttattttttttatttctggctTGTGATACGTTGTGTGCTCTGAATGAACTTGAAAGTGTTATTAAGGCATGCAGAATTCAAGGAAAATGTCCTGAAGGTGCCATTTGACTGGGCATGAGAGATATCTTATCCTTGATATCCAGATAGTGTTTTTACAAACTACATTGGATGCTTTGTTTCAGTCCTGTACCTGTACTGTCTCAGTCCTGTACCCTGTGCTGGGTGCTTAAAGAGTTCTCTGGCTGTACTAGTTGCTTTATTCTGCTGTAGAATGGCAGTAGATCTTATGTGTGTACTATGGACTGCCTGATAGTTGCAGTATTGGCAGATCACTTATCATTACAGCATAAGAAAAGGTAAAAGATAAAGAAATGTTTATTACAGTTTGTCTGTGACTGTCTAAGGTAGGGATAACAGTCACAAACCGTATGTTTTCCATAGATACATTATAGACTGGTAGAAGGATTTTGGAGATCAGTGGAGGCCTTGTGGCAACTTACAGCCTACTGTGGTGACGATAATGGTTTTATTTatctatgtatttttatattctgcATCTTTAGGTGATGTTACAACTCAGGTGTCACTTCAGCCTGCACTGAAGTTCAACGGTGGGGGTCATATCAATCACACCATCTTCTGGACAAACCTTTCTCCAAATGGAGGAGGGGAGCCTAAAGGTTAGTGCTTGTTACAGTGGTTTGTTGCATCAGTTTTAATTAACAAGTAGAAATGAtgatctcttttttctttgaaagagtCTAAacaatctttatttttcagagttAATTCGCCTTTCTGTGTGACAGTTACACACTTCTGAGgagtttgggtgtttttttggaTGGAAGCCAAGAGTATAAACAGCTAGCCTTGTGcgaagtatttttaatttctaaagcTGATTATGTATACACTGCAAAATACTTGACTACTGCTCTATATTGTCCTTTCCATCTTTATAAGAGAAAATGCTTGTATAAAGCTATGCTAATTAAGTTGCCGTAGGTACTCGGGTTCatagaaagggaagaaatgtcCTGCAGACCCACCCAGCCTAGTGACTGGAGTTGTGCTCCAGTTCAAATAGGGATAGGTTAGCAGATAAAGCCTAAAGGAAGAAATCCCCTTGGGGAGGACAGAGTGCTGATTACCTACAAGTGACATGCAATTAAAGGTGAGGGCCCTGTAATACAGATCTCAAAAAAGCTGTTACATAAGCTTGAGGGGGTTTGAATGAAGTTTATATGCCTCTcatctttctgtgctttttttttaaaggggaaTTGATGGAAGCCATTAAGCGTGACTTTGGTTCCTTTGCAAACTTCAAGGAGAAGCTGACAGCCCTATCAGTTGGTGTTCAAGGATCAGGCTGGGGGTGGCTTGGCTATAACAAAGAGCAGGGACGCCTACAAATAGCAGCTTGTGCAAATCAAGACCCTTTGCAAGGAACAACAGGTCAGGTGTctgtccttcccctctgcttctGTCTTTGTAGATTTCATAGGCAAGGGTATGAGATCTGAAAAGCGGTTTGTGGACAATGCTGAGAAGAAATTGCTGGATAAATCTGGAAAACAGAATGTCTGTACCAGAAGAAGTGAAAACTTGCAGTTTTTAAAGCAGCATTTGTAAAGCAGGACTTAAAAACTGTGAAGAGCAGTAGGGTTAAAAGTCTCTAGTCCAAGACAAAATAGATGGGCCATATTGTGGAAGTGTTTTCCGCTTAgacaataattttaatttaggcTTCTTTGGATTATTTTTGAGTAACTGGAGTAACTTGCCTGTATCAAACAAGATTAAGCCTCTtgcctttggatttttttttctctgacagaGGAGCTATTCACAAAATCATCAGTGTAGGCCAAACAacaggagaggggaaggtgcACATAGTAAGTTGTTACCATGTAGGCTGGATTTAAAATGGAACCTTTTGATTTGCTTCCTCAATATTGGCAAAGAGTAATGAGTGTCAGTTAAATAATCCTAGGATGTGGATAGATCTTGCAGCTAGGCAAGCATTACAGTACTGGCAGTGATCActtttgaagatatttttacTTGCTTAGAGAGACATGGAAGTGGTAAAGACAGGCTGGACACCCTTCCCTGAGAGATCATGGCTAGTGGGAATCCTGCCTGCAGTGACTGCTTGTCCAGATCCTTTTGCAGATATCTTTAAAACATGTTCTGTAGAATTCATAGAGAATTCACAGAAATTTCATGTGTTGTCAGTAGTCTGTGTTATcagtagggggaaaaaatagagaTTTTAGTATAGGGACTTAGAGCATAATGGGGGTAAATTTTATCCTCCCCTCATGAAAACTTCCCATTAAAAATTCAGTGAGAAGGATATTTTAGCACAAAAGCGAGGAGGTAATTAGACATTTAAGGAATAACTTGTAATTAAAATATTGGAAGCAAACTGGCATGCCAAGAGATCATCATAGTGTAATTTTTTATGAAAGTGCTTGCATAACTGTGCAAAAGATATAAACCTTTCAAAAATTACTTCATCTGGTTTCAGTGATGTCTTCAGGGCAGTTCTAGAGTATTTATAGATGTGTTTACCTGAATCAGCTGTTTCATTTTATGCAGTATGTGCATGTGACACACAGTTCTGTAAAATGTTGCAGTAAGCACCcatgtgctgcagagctctttgTCTTCCTGCAGATTAAGACTCAGTAATAGGGCACAGCTTGGGGATGCCACATAAAACTTCAAATGTAAAGTGAGTTTTCATAGATATGCATAATTTATCCTCTTTTTTCACAGGTCTCATTCCTTTGCTAGGAATCGATGTATGGGAACATGCTTATTATCTTCAGTATAAAAATGTTCGACCTGATTATTTGAAAGCCATCTGGAATGTGATCAACTGGGAGAATGTATCTTCAAGATATGCAGCTTGCAAAAAGTAGAGTGGAATTCTTTCACAGACTACTAAAATGTCACCACTTCTACTCTAATACCACTCTTGTAGTAGTGCCTGTGGCTTACAAATTAATTGCTCTACTCAGAAAACACTTCACTCATCCAACGAAAGCATTTCATAATCAAGCAAAGTGTCTGCTTGTTTAATTCAGTGAGGTATTTACTTAGAGTTTGAAGCTTTAAACTGTTGTGCAACAAAGGGAGACACTTTAATCTTTTCCATTGCGTATAAAACATAGGTCACCTTGCTGAAGCTTAATGAGGTAATGGATTTCCTTGTTGCAGTAAAATACCTAAGTGGAAATATGTGCTGATGTTGctataaacaaataaaactcaAAAGAAGAATCTTCTATAACTGTCTggaagagactttttttttttttttttttttttttttttttagtaatagCTGGTCCAGTTACTTGATGTAAAAAtaatgggaagagaaaaaataccTTTCGTACATGGTTGTATTTACAGGCTGTGGAGCTTTTTTACAGGGTGAACAGgtagaagaaaggagaaagaggtgTTGCTGTGCCTGCCTGAATTGACTGTCTTCAGTCATCCCTACCCTTTCCTGTATCTCTTATGTGAGCTCTTCGTGTACTGATGCACGAGCTTTTGAAGTGTTGCCTTGGGCAAGGGATCACAGTCCTGGGTCAGGCAAAATGGTTCACATAGGACTTGAATGACAGCATGGGATACTCAGTTCATACTAACTGTTAAAGTATATCATAGAACATCCTTTAACTGAGACCAATTACATATATCAAGTATGAGTTGTCTCCACATAGCTATGCTCCTGAAGAAGTAATAACCAATTAAACTTAATGCTTGAAGCAGGAATGAAGTAGCATCTGGTGTTGGAGCATGCTCAGGTGGTCTtgaaaaatgtaagaaatgGTTGGCACATTGTATTTACCATGGTGTCTTCTTGAAGGTGAAGGAAACAGCAGAGGTCTTTTTCTGTTCCTTATTCAAGTCTACAAAATGGTGAAATACCACATAGTAGagataaaaaaccaaactagTGGAGTGCTCCTCCTCATAATGAGTGAATGCTGAGGCAGGGTTTTGTTGAGTGCCATGAAGTGTATGCCAGGTATCTTCTTGGTACTGCATGCTCCAGAAGAACAGAGAGGTAAATTTGCTTGTGGGCTGTTGCTCTGGAAAGGACTGCTTAAGATATGGAGGAAGCCTGAGTTAGCTCCAGACGGTGAGGCTTTAAACTGCACAGAGCTCCTTGAGCACAACCAGCACTTGCTGAGGCTTTAAAGCCAGTAGTGCTTTAAAGCCAACACATGCTGGTAAGGCTCAGTTTCTGCTGTGCACTACGTTAAGAAGCTCTGCTTATCTCTTCCTTTCAGTCAGCTGGTGACCCTGTTCTGCTGCCTTATGTTCTGCCCAAGTCTGAATGTAGGAAGTCCAAAGCTGTATACAAGCTAGCGTGACTGCTAGATTGGTCTTTGACCTGGGCCAAACAGAAGAGTTGCAGAATTGCatcctggcagtgccctgggcCTGGCTTTTGTCAGTGCTTACCCATGTTGCTGCTGAAGATGCCACGTTTGTAGACACAGTTAATTTGTGTGTAAGCCACAGGATGTTAAAATAAGAACTTGGAATAATTTTCAGGAGGGCAACAAAGGCACTACCTAACCCAAATCCTGGGAAGTGATCGTGTGTTGAGTTGGAAGAACGGTGCATCAGGATGATCCCATAAGCAATACTTGggggtggcagagctgctgcacacAGAGACTTTAGTTTGCAGATTACAGATTTTGGTGGCTGAAGTTCTTTTCAGAAACAGGTGCAGTCAGGTCTGAAAGGGCAGCACACTGCTGCAAAATGCAAGTGCACgtttgtgatttttttgccCACATGCAAAAAGGCATTTGAAGGCTAATGTGAATCACAAAGCGTGTGTACTAGAACAGATTAAAGTAATTCAAGGCCAACTAAACCAAGCTCTTGCAGCCTTTTGGCTGCCCCTCCACAGCAGGCCATGGGGATGAtgccatcccagccccagcaagCTGGCGGGGATGGCAACTTCATCCTGCTGTGAAACAGGAGGGGCCTCTGGGTGTCTTTAGTGAGCATGCAGAAATGGAAATACATGGAAGATGCTTTTTCCCTCCAGCTTCTACTTTCCACTtcacaattttttatttcaccTTTATCTACAGCATAtattaaaaacccccaaagtaGTAAACCCCCAAATTATCTCCAGAAAATACTGACAGTGACTCAACTTGTGAGCTGGTCCACTCTTCTAGGTCTCTCTACTGAAGACTTACTTGTCTTTGTTTTGCATTCAACAATTTAGTTCTCTCTGGTGTGGCAAAATAGgtttaaaatgctgctgtgcCATTCTACTAGTATTTTACATGCCTGTGGCATTGACCTTGCAGAAGTTAATCATTACACTAGTATAAAGCAAAACAGTTGTGTTTGCAGTCATGTCTAATACTAGCAGATAGAATACTGGTAGCTTGGTAGTCTTAACgtgccttttccttctgcttaaTGATTAGAAGTAATGCTCTCGGATTTCATCATAGCTGCTATTACCCCATTGACTCAAAAAGACAAGCTTCTCTGGGGGTCGGTGttaggagtgtgtgtgtgtgactgcaGAACTGAAGCAGCTCCTGTCCCAGAGACCCAGAGCTGTGCATTCCCCACTAGGTGGGAGTGTATGTCTGCCTTACTCAGTTGTCTTAGGGCTTCTGACTTGCATTTCCAAGGGTCAGGTTAGGAAGCCTGGCTCGGCGTTCTCAGTGCACAGGCGGGAAAGTGTTTGGGCTTCCACTTTATAAATAATCAAGGTGACCCTTGTCACCTCCTATGTGAGGAGGAGACAATGCTGCTGTGGAGAAGACAGTTTATGGTAATACATATGGTCAAATACAGAATTTAGAGTCAGGCAGGAAAAGGCTAGAGGGAGGTACTCTTAATGAAAATGATGCCTTATCAGTCTCTGACTATGTGTCACATGGAACATGACATCCTGAATGGTCTTTCAAGTGCAGAGACCACAGATTTATCCACAGGGGAGGAAGTCTGTTCCATTGCTATAATTAAGCCAAGTCTGCAGAGAGCATGGACGTTTGCAGTTACAACCTTGCTGCTTTATAGGGCTGTTGCTGCACTAGCTTTTCACTGGATCTTCTCACCTAAAGATATGGACAGACAAATTAGCACAGAGACGAGTCAGTAAACCTACTGCCTGGACCTGCCAGAGCTGGTGGTGGAACCAGGTAGCCTTGTGACACCACTGCAGCAGCTTTGACACGCGTGTCccacagaaatgttttagaGCATGTCTGGGTCAATGGCAAATCCCTGGAAGACCAAGAACACCCTTACAGTACAGCACTTGGGAAGTCTTGACATTGGGAAGTCTTGACAACATGAAATGACTGTCAGTCCCCATAGTTGTGGGCTCCTGTTACACATAAATTTGCAGAAGAAACAACAGTTTTCTGGAAGCAGTAATTTCTGCAGAACTCTGGGGAAACATACAAAGGGTGCTGGTTGTTGCACTACCTATTTGCAGATAGGCTTTCAGAATCTGTCTTCCTCTGGTGGAGTTTTGTCCCATTGGGGAAGGTAAAAACTTTGAAAAGTCCAGGTCTGTCTACAATTCTTAGTCCTTTCTTGTTTTCACCACCTTCTTTCTGGGGAGGAACCAAGTCTATACTTCCCTGGCTTCTCCCTATCTCTGCTGAGAATCCTTATTGAGCTCCACTTCCTTCTGCAGTTCTGTTCCTTGCAGCTGTGTTCCTTCTCACCAGCTGCTCCATAGTGCCTGCATCTTAAGATTTATCCTTTATGCTACTGGCAATAGAGCTGTAGCTCTAAAAAGTCAGATTTAGAAGCAAATAGCACGGTAATTCATCTATTTTTGTCCATAAGCTTTGTAACAGCAGTAGCAGAAGATTACTGGACAggaatttcagttttattgtgtttttatAAGAGA
This DNA window, taken from Pseudopipra pipra isolate bDixPip1 chromosome 3, bDixPip1.hap1, whole genome shotgun sequence, encodes the following:
- the SOD2 gene encoding superoxide dismutase [Mn], mitochondrial encodes the protein MLCRFASAGRSSAKLVAPLGCLVPRQKHTLPDLPYDYAALEPHINAEIMQLHHSKHHAAYVNNLNVVEEKYKEALAKGDVTTQVSLQPALKFNGGGHINHTIFWTNLSPNGGGEPKGELMEAIKRDFGSFANFKEKLTALSVGVQGSGWGWLGYNKEQGRLQIAACANQDPLQGTTGLIPLLGIDVWEHAYYLQYKNVRPDYLKAIWNVINWENVSSRYAACKK